In Carcharodon carcharias isolate sCarCar2 chromosome 3, sCarCar2.pri, whole genome shotgun sequence, a single window of DNA contains:
- the bmi1a gene encoding polycomb complex protein BMI-1-A isoform X2, giving the protein MALSERGHFSQKMHRTTRIKITELNPHLMCVLCGGYFIDATTIIECLHSFCKTCIVRYLETSKYCPICDVQVHKTRPLLNIRSDKTLQDIVYKLVPGLFKDEMKRRRDFYAAHPSADAANGSNEDRGEVTEEEKRIITDDEIISLSIEFYEQNKTERKGISEKEKTKDEMNDKRYLRCPAAMTVMHLRKFLRSKMDIPQAFQIDVMYEDEPLKDYYTLMDIAYIYAWRRNGPLPLKYRVRPTCKRIKIGHQQDGLNNTSGEVESDSGSDKANSPAAAPSTSSSLPSPCTPGQSPHPHFPHISTTMNGSSSVNTNHQIPFSNTRVRKSSVNGSSASSG; this is encoded by the exons ATGGCG CTTTCAGAACGCGGCCATTTTAGTCAGAAAATGCACCGAACAACACGGATCAAAATAACAGAACTGAATCCTCATttgatgtgtgtgttgtgtggaggaTATTTCATAGATGCAACAACCATCATTGAGTGTCTACATTCAT TTTGTAAGACCTGCATCGTCCGTTACTTGGAAACGAGCAAGTACTGTCCTATTTGCGACGTGCAAGTTCACAAAACTAGGCCCCTTCTTAACATTAG GTCAGATAAAACATTACAAGATATTGTATATAAATTAGTTCCTGGCCTTTTCAAAG ATGAAATGAAACGTAGAAGGGACTTCTATGCTGCTCATCCTTCTGCTGATG CTGCAAATGGCTCTAATGAAGACAGGGGTGAAGTTACAGAAGAAGAAAAGAGGATTATAACAGATGATGAAATCATTAGTTTGTCAATAGAATTCTATGAACAAAATAA gactgaacgAAAAGGAATttcagaaaaagaaaagacaaaaGATGAG ATGAATGACAAGAGATATTTGCGATGCCCAGCAGCCATGACTGTGATGCATTTAAGAAAATTCCTGAGAAGTAAAATGGACATCCCTCAAGCATTTCAG ATTGATGTTATGTATGAAGATGAACCATTGAAAGATTATTACACTCTTATGGATATTGCCTACATTTACGCATGGAGGAGG AATGGACCACTTCCTCTGAAATATCGAGTCCGGCCAACATGCAAAAGAATTAAGATCGGTCATCAACAAGATGGATTAAATAATACCAGTGGAGAGGTAGaaagtgactctgggagtgataAGGCTAACAGCCCAGCTGCTGCACCATCCACATCATCCTCACTGCCCAGTCCCTGTACTCCAGGGCAGTCTCCACATCCACACTTTCCTCATATATCCACTACTATGAATGGTTCCTCCAGTGTCAATACCAACCATCAGATCCCATTCAGCAACACCAGAGTGCGCAAATCTTCTGTGAAtggctcatcagcatcatcaggcTGA
- the bmi1a gene encoding polycomb complex protein BMI-1-A isoform X1: MSPKACGFRGKKCVLLSERGHFSQKMHRTTRIKITELNPHLMCVLCGGYFIDATTIIECLHSFCKTCIVRYLETSKYCPICDVQVHKTRPLLNIRSDKTLQDIVYKLVPGLFKDEMKRRRDFYAAHPSADAANGSNEDRGEVTEEEKRIITDDEIISLSIEFYEQNKTERKGISEKEKTKDEMNDKRYLRCPAAMTVMHLRKFLRSKMDIPQAFQIDVMYEDEPLKDYYTLMDIAYIYAWRRNGPLPLKYRVRPTCKRIKIGHQQDGLNNTSGEVESDSGSDKANSPAAAPSTSSSLPSPCTPGQSPHPHFPHISTTMNGSSSVNTNHQIPFSNTRVRKSSVNGSSASSG, translated from the exons ATGAGCCCAAAGGCATGTGGGTTTCGCGGAAAGAAATGTGTTTTG CTTTCAGAACGCGGCCATTTTAGTCAGAAAATGCACCGAACAACACGGATCAAAATAACAGAACTGAATCCTCATttgatgtgtgtgttgtgtggaggaTATTTCATAGATGCAACAACCATCATTGAGTGTCTACATTCAT TTTGTAAGACCTGCATCGTCCGTTACTTGGAAACGAGCAAGTACTGTCCTATTTGCGACGTGCAAGTTCACAAAACTAGGCCCCTTCTTAACATTAG GTCAGATAAAACATTACAAGATATTGTATATAAATTAGTTCCTGGCCTTTTCAAAG ATGAAATGAAACGTAGAAGGGACTTCTATGCTGCTCATCCTTCTGCTGATG CTGCAAATGGCTCTAATGAAGACAGGGGTGAAGTTACAGAAGAAGAAAAGAGGATTATAACAGATGATGAAATCATTAGTTTGTCAATAGAATTCTATGAACAAAATAA gactgaacgAAAAGGAATttcagaaaaagaaaagacaaaaGATGAG ATGAATGACAAGAGATATTTGCGATGCCCAGCAGCCATGACTGTGATGCATTTAAGAAAATTCCTGAGAAGTAAAATGGACATCCCTCAAGCATTTCAG ATTGATGTTATGTATGAAGATGAACCATTGAAAGATTATTACACTCTTATGGATATTGCCTACATTTACGCATGGAGGAGG AATGGACCACTTCCTCTGAAATATCGAGTCCGGCCAACATGCAAAAGAATTAAGATCGGTCATCAACAAGATGGATTAAATAATACCAGTGGAGAGGTAGaaagtgactctgggagtgataAGGCTAACAGCCCAGCTGCTGCACCATCCACATCATCCTCACTGCCCAGTCCCTGTACTCCAGGGCAGTCTCCACATCCACACTTTCCTCATATATCCACTACTATGAATGGTTCCTCCAGTGTCAATACCAACCATCAGATCCCATTCAGCAACACCAGAGTGCGCAAATCTTCTGTGAAtggctcatcagcatcatcaggcTGA